In Phenylobacterium zucineum HLK1, one DNA window encodes the following:
- a CDS encoding DUF2249 domain-containing protein → MSHEIPAAEAAVYPFDARGVAKRFRHAAIFGALDALAPGETMRFVNDHDPLPLLRQLETRFGETLSVEYRLRADEGVVIDFKRTA, encoded by the coding sequence ATGAGCCACGAGATCCCCGCCGCCGAGGCGGCCGTCTACCCGTTCGACGCCCGCGGCGTCGCCAAGCGCTTCCGCCACGCCGCCATCTTCGGCGCGCTCGATGCGCTGGCGCCCGGCGAGACCATGCGGTTCGTGAACGACCACGATCCCCTGCCGCTGCTGCGGCAGCTCGAGACCCGCTTCGGCGAGACCCTGTCCGTGGAATACCGCCTGCGCGCGGACGAGGGCGTGGTCATCGACTTCAAGCGGACGGCGTAG
- a CDS encoding pyridoxal phosphate-dependent decarboxylase family protein — protein MRSSPVPPGCFLGPKSENAAWLRDQLDVVFDAWFEGRRRRFPGDDAQLAATDAGTCRRTAESLHALLAALDQEVPTYTPRYLGHMVSDPALPALLGHVAALLHNPNNTSREAAKVGTAIEAEAIAMLARMIGYDPSAARGHFTSGGTVANLEAVWRARFRLDHRLALGLALAEAEGRPLDVFAAAHMTEARFQERLAALGEEAAMRACSGVLNNPYEIAERLRRASGRPYRGPVIIAPGHRHYSWIKAANVFGLGEAACWTAPLDADGRLDAEGLMACIRRARAEHRPILMVVGVAGTTELGAIDPVDKVAGRLEALREAEDLDIWLHVDAAYGGFFCTLAADEPRLAPERRRALAAIRRADSVTVDPHKLGYVPYACGALLVRDSSRDAVSSFAAPYVERAELGEAPWTRTLEGSRPATGAAAVWMMGRSVGFGPEGLGAVLRGAIEGRAAIAEALAQLPDVRLLEPADTNILCFSIAAEGEALSAANARTSAAHAWFAASPNLSLSRTVLGTESAPDLVRRHVRSFRGRMESDRLVLLRCVVMNPLWGEADARARLLPQLVSELRSAIDAGAEAAGRRAAAPA, from the coding sequence ATGCGATCCTCTCCCGTCCCGCCCGGCTGCTTCCTGGGCCCCAAGTCCGAGAACGCCGCCTGGCTTCGCGATCAGCTGGACGTCGTGTTCGACGCCTGGTTCGAGGGCCGCCGCCGGCGCTTCCCCGGCGACGACGCCCAGCTCGCCGCCACCGACGCCGGGACCTGCCGCCGCACCGCGGAAAGCCTGCACGCGCTGCTGGCGGCGCTGGACCAGGAGGTGCCCACCTACACCCCGCGATATCTCGGCCACATGGTGTCGGACCCCGCCCTGCCGGCCCTGCTCGGCCATGTGGCGGCCCTGCTGCACAATCCGAACAACACCTCGCGCGAGGCCGCCAAGGTCGGCACGGCGATCGAGGCCGAGGCCATCGCCATGCTGGCGCGGATGATCGGCTACGACCCGAGCGCGGCGCGCGGCCACTTCACCTCGGGCGGCACGGTCGCCAACCTTGAGGCCGTCTGGCGGGCGCGCTTCCGGCTGGACCACCGGCTGGCGCTGGGCCTGGCGCTTGCCGAGGCGGAGGGCCGGCCGCTGGACGTCTTCGCGGCGGCGCACATGACCGAGGCCCGGTTCCAGGAACGGCTGGCGGCGCTCGGCGAGGAAGCCGCCATGCGGGCGTGCAGCGGGGTGCTGAACAATCCCTACGAGATCGCCGAACGGCTGCGGCGCGCGAGCGGGCGCCCCTATCGCGGTCCGGTCATCATCGCCCCCGGCCACCGGCACTATTCCTGGATCAAGGCGGCCAACGTGTTCGGCCTGGGCGAGGCGGCCTGCTGGACGGCGCCGCTCGATGCGGACGGGCGGCTGGACGCCGAGGGCCTCATGGCCTGCATCCGCCGCGCGCGGGCCGAGCATCGGCCGATCCTGATGGTGGTCGGCGTGGCCGGCACCACCGAGCTTGGCGCGATCGACCCGGTGGACAAGGTGGCCGGGCGGCTCGAAGCGCTTCGCGAGGCTGAAGACCTCGACATCTGGCTCCACGTGGACGCGGCCTACGGCGGCTTCTTCTGCACCCTGGCGGCCGACGAGCCGCGGCTGGCGCCCGAGCGCCGCCGCGCCCTCGCCGCCATCCGGCGCGCCGACAGCGTGACGGTGGACCCGCACAAGCTGGGCTACGTGCCCTACGCCTGCGGGGCGCTCCTGGTCCGGGACTCCAGCCGCGATGCCGTGTCGAGCTTCGCCGCGCCCTACGTGGAACGCGCCGAACTCGGCGAGGCCCCTTGGACCCGGACGCTGGAGGGCTCGCGGCCGGCGACGGGCGCGGCGGCGGTCTGGATGATGGGCCGCTCGGTCGGCTTCGGGCCCGAGGGCCTGGGCGCGGTGCTGCGCGGCGCCATCGAGGGCCGCGCGGCGATCGCCGAGGCGCTGGCGCAGCTTCCGGACGTGCGCCTGCTGGAGCCCGCCGACACCAACATCCTGTGCTTCTCGATCGCGGCGGAGGGCGAGGCGCTCAGCGCCGCCAACGCCCGGACGAGCGCCGCCCACGCCTGGTTCGCGGCCTCTCCGAACCTCTCGCTGTCGCGGACCGTGCTCGGGACCGAAAGCGCCCCCGATCTCGTCCGCCGGCACGTGCGCAGCTTCCGCGGGCGGATGGAGTCGGACCGGCTGGTGCTGCTCCGCTGCGTGGTGATGAACCCGCTGTGGGGCGAGGCCGACGCGCGGGCGCGGCTCCTGCCGCAGCTCGTCTCCGAGCTCCGGTCCGCCATCGACGCCGGCGCGGAAGCAGCGGGTCGACGGGCCGCGGCGCCGGCCTAG
- a CDS encoding 6-pyruvoyl trahydropterin synthase family protein yields the protein MSWISTKTYGAERGLTCALRQWAADSHCALLHGYSLGFRFTFAAEQLDRRGWVVDFGSGGFGKIREWLHGTFDHALLVAEDDPGRPELARLADLGLARVQVVPGTSCEALARFVFEAAQPMVAAATQGRCWIAEVECFEHGANSAIYRNPEGVLREVSAEALTALAAAVA from the coding sequence GTGAGCTGGATATCGACCAAGACCTACGGCGCGGAGCGCGGGCTCACCTGCGCGCTGCGCCAGTGGGCCGCGGACAGCCACTGCGCCCTCCTGCACGGCTACTCGCTGGGCTTCCGGTTCACCTTCGCCGCCGAGCAACTCGACCGCCGCGGATGGGTGGTGGATTTCGGCTCCGGCGGTTTCGGGAAGATCCGCGAATGGCTGCACGGGACCTTCGACCACGCGCTGCTCGTGGCCGAGGACGATCCCGGCCGTCCCGAGCTCGCGCGGCTGGCGGACCTGGGCCTGGCCCGGGTCCAGGTCGTGCCGGGGACCAGTTGCGAGGCCCTGGCGCGGTTCGTCTTCGAGGCGGCGCAGCCGATGGTGGCGGCGGCGACCCAGGGACGCTGCTGGATCGCCGAGGTCGAATGCTTCGAGCACGGCGCCAACAGCGCCATCTACCGCAACCCGGAGGGCGTGCTGCGGGAGGTCTCGGCCGAGGCGCTGACGGCGCTCGCGGCGGCC